A DNA window from Mastomys coucha isolate ucsf_1 unplaced genomic scaffold, UCSF_Mcou_1 pScaffold21, whole genome shotgun sequence contains the following coding sequences:
- the Atxn2l gene encoding ataxin-2-like protein isoform X7: MLKPQPPQQTSQPQQPPPTQQAVARRPPGGTSPPNGGLPGPLPATVAPPGPPAAVSPCLGPAAAAGSGLRRGAESILATPAPPQHQERPGAVAIGSVRGQTTGKGPPQSPVFEGVYNNSRMLHFLTAVVGSTCDVKVKNGTTYEGIFKTLSSKFELAVDAVHRKASEPAGGPRREDIVDTMVFKPSDVLLVHFRNVDFNYATKDKFTDSAIAMNSKVNGEHKEKVLQRWEGGDSNSDDYDLESDMSNGWDPNEMFKFNEENYGVKTTYDSSLSSYTVPLEKDNSEEFRQRELRAAQLAREIESSPQYRLRIAMENDDGRTEEEKHSAVQRQGSGRESPSLVSREGKYIPLPQRVREGPRGGVRCSSSRGGRPGLSSLPPRGPHHLDNSSPGPGSEARGINGGPSRMSPKAQRPLRGAKTLSSPNSRPSGEASAPPTSAALPFLPVGRMYPPRSPKSAAPAPVSASCPEPPIGSAVASSASIPVTSSVVDTGAGCISPASPKLSLAPTDVKELPTKEPSRSLEAQELARIAGKVPGLQNEQKRFQLEELRKFGAQFKLQSSSSPETGLDPFPSRILKEEAKGKEKEVDGLLTTDPMGSPVSSKTESILDKEDKVPLAAVGGTEGPEPLPAPCPSQTGSPPVGLIKGDDKEEGPVPEQVKKSTLNPNAKEFNPAKPLLSVNKSTSTPTSPGPRTHSTPSIPVLTAGQSGLYSPQYISYIPQIHMGPAVQAPQMYPYPVSNSVPGQQGKYRGAKGSLPPQRSDQHQPASAPPMMQAAAAAAAAAGPPLVAATPYSSYIPYNPQQFPGQPAMMQPMAHYPSQPVFAPMLQSNPRMLTSGSHPQAIVSSSTPQYPSAEQPTPQALYATVHQSYPHHATQLHGHQPQPATTPTGSQPQSQHAAPSPVQHQAGQAPHLGSGQPQQNLYHPGALTGTPPSLPPGPSAQSPQSSFPQPAAVYAIHPHQQLPHGFTNMAHVTQAHVQTGVTAAPPPHPGAPHPPQVMLLHPPQGHGGPPQGAVPPSGVPALSASTPSPYPYIGHPQAPLPPPGELKIVLAAT, encoded by the exons ATGTTGAAGCCTCAGCCGCCACAACAGACCTCCCAACCCCAGCAGCCGCCCCCCACGCAACAAGCCGTGGCTCGCCGGCCTCCCGGCGGCACCAGCCCTCCCAACGGCGGCCTCCCCGGACCGCTGCCCGCCACCGTGGCTCCCCCGGGGCCTCCCGCAGCGGTCTCCCCATGCCTAGGGCCTGCAGCCGCTGCCGGCAGCGGGCTCCGTCGCGGAGCCGAAAGCATCTTAGCGACGCCAGCGCCGCCGCAGCATCAAGAAAGGCCAGGGGCTGTGGCTATCGGCAGCGTCAG GGGACAGACCACCGGAAAGGGACCCCCACAGTCACCC GTGTTTGAAGGTGTCTACAACAATTCCAGGATGCTGCATTTCCTGACAGCTGTAGTG GGTTCTACTTGTGATGTAAAGGTGAAAAATGGCACCACTTACGAGGGCATATTCAAGACTCTGAGCTCAAAG TTCGAACTGGCAGTAGACGCAGTACATCGGAAAGCATCTGAGCCAGCAGGTGGGCCTCGTCGGGAGGACATTGTGGACACCATGGTGTTTAAACCAAGTGATGTTCTGCTTGTCCACTTCCGAAATGTTGACTTCAATTATGCGACTAAAG ACAAGTTCACTGACTCAGCCATTGCCATGAACTCTAAGGTGAATGGAGAACACAAAGAGAAGGTGCTTCAGCGTTGGGAGGGCGGTGATAGCAACAGTGATGACTATGATCTGGAATCTGATATG tccaatggatgggaTCCCAATGAGATGTTCAAATTTAATGAGGAGAACTATGGAGTAAAGACCACCTATGACAGCAGTCTATCTTCTTACAC GGTTCCCTTAGAAAAGGACAACTCTGAAGAGTTTCGGCAGCGGGAGCTTCGAGCGGCCCAGTTGGCTCGAGAGATTGAGTCTAGTCCCCAGTACCGTTTACGGATAGCTATGGAAAATGACGATGGGCgaacagaggaggagaagcacAGCGCAGTTCAGCGGCAGGGGTCTGGTCGGGAGAGCCCCAGCTTGGTATCCAG GGAGGGGAAATATATCCCTCTGCCTCAGCGAGTTCGAGAAGGTCCCCGGGGAGGAGTTCGATGCAGCAGTTCTCGAGGAGGGCGGCCTGGCCTTAGCTCTTTGCCACCTCGTGGCCCTCACCATCTTGACAACAGCAGTCCTGGCCCTGGGTCTGAGGCACGTGGTATCAATGGAG gtCCTTCCCGCATGTCCCCCAAGGCACAGCGGCCTCTAAGAGGTGCCAAGACCTTATCTTCACCCAACAGTAGGCCTTCTGGAGAAGCGTCTGCCCCTCCGACATCCGCAG ctctcccttttcttccagTGGGCCGGATGTACCCTCCACGGTCTCCCAAGTCTGCTGCTCCTGCCCCAGTCTCAGCTTCCTGTCCTGAGCCTCCCATTGGTTCAGCAGTGGCATCCTCTGCCTCCATCCCTGTGACATCATCAGTTGTGGATACTGGTGCAGGCTGTATTTCCCCGGCATCTCCAAAACTCTCCCTGGCCCCTACAGATG tAAAAGAACTCCCAACCAAGGAACCCAGTAGAAGTTTGGAAGCCCAAGAGCTGGCCCGCATAGCTGGGAAAG TCCCTGGCCTTCAGAATGAACAAAAACGATTTCAGTTGGAAGAACTGAGAAAATTTGGGGCCCAGTTTAAG CTTCAATCTAGTAGCTCCCCTGAGACGGGCCTGGATCCATTTCCTTCCCGGATCTTGAAAGAAGAGgccaaaggaaaggagaaagaagtggaTGGCCTATTGACTACAGATCCCATGGGATCCCCAGTCTCCTCCAAGACAGAATCCATATTGGATAAGGAAGACAAAGTGCCCCTGGCAGCAGTGGGAGGGACTGAGGGGCCAGAGCCTCTCCCAGCGCCTTGCCCCAGCCAAACTGGCAGTCCTCCAGTGGGCCTCATCAAGGGAGATGACAAAGAGGAGGGCCCTGTTCCTGA ACAAGTAAAGAAGTCTACTTTGAACCCTAATGCCAAGGAGTTCAATCCAGCAAAGCCTCTGCTGTCTGTG AACAAATCTACCAGTACTCCAACTTCACCAGGGCCCCGTACTCATTCAACACCTTCTATACCGGTGCTGACAGCAGGCCAGAGTGGGCTCTACAGTCCCCAGTACATCTCATATATACCTCAGATCCACATGGGACCAGCTGTACAG GCACCTCAGATGTATCCATATCCTGTATCCAATTCGGTGCCTGGGCAGCAGGGCAAGTACCGGGGTGCAAAAG GCTCACTTCCCCCTCAGCGCTCTGACCAGCACCAACCAGCCTCGGCCCCTCCGATGatgcaggctgctgctgctgccgccgctgctgctggCCCACCCCTGGTGGCTGCCACACCTTACTCCTCCTATATCCCCTACAACCCACAGCAGTTCCCAGGCCAGCCTGCCATGATGCAGCCCATGGCACACTACCCTTCACAG CCGGTGTTCGCCCCTATGCTTCAAAGTAATCCCCGAATGTTGACATCGGGAAGCCATCCCCAGGCCATCGTGTCATCCTCTACTCCTCAGTACCCTTCTGCAGAGCAGCCTACCCCCCAAGCCCTCTATG CCACTGTTCACCAATCCTATCCACACCATGCCACGCAGCTCCATGGCCACCAGCCGCAGCCGGCCACCACACCCACTGGGAGCCAGCCACAATCCCAGCATGCGGCCCCCAGTCCCGTTCAG CACCAGGCGGGGCAGGCCCCTCACCTGGGCAGTGGACAGCCACAGCAGAATCTGTACCATCCAGGGGCCCTAACAGGCACGCCACCTTCTCTACCACCGGGACCTTCTGCCCAGTCCCCTCAAAGCAGCTTCCCCCAGCCAGCTGCTGTGTATGCCATCCATCCCCACCAGCAGCTGCCCCACGGCTTCACCAACATGGCCCATGTTACCCAG GCCCATGTCCAAACTGGAGTCACAGCAGCCCCGCCCCCACACCCTGGGGCTCCCCACCCGCCCCAGGTGATGCTGCTGCACCCCCCCCAGGGCCATGGGGGCCCCCCCCAAGGCGCGGTGCCCCCGAGTGGGGTGCCTGCACTCTCAGCTTCCACACCCTCACCCTACCCCTACATCGGACACCCCCAAG CTCCCCTTCCACCCCCCGGGGAACTGAAGATTGTCCTGGCCGCGACCTGA
- the Atxn2l gene encoding ataxin-2-like protein isoform X10 — translation MLKPQPPQQTSQPQQPPPTQQAVARRPPGGTSPPNGGLPGPLPATVAPPGPPAAVSPCLGPAAAAGSGLRRGAESILATPAPPQHQERPGAVAIGSVRGQTTGKGPPQSPVFEGVYNNSRMLHFLTAVVGSTCDVKVKNGTTYEGIFKTLSSKFELAVDAVHRKASEPAGGPRREDIVDTMVFKPSDVLLVHFRNVDFNYATKDKFTDSAIAMNSKVNGEHKEKVLQRWEGGDSNSDDYDLESDMSNGWDPNEMFKFNEENYGVKTTYDSSLSSYTVPLEKDNSEEFRQRELRAAQLAREIESSPQYRLRIAMENDDGRTEEEKHSAVQRQGSGRESPSLVSREGKYIPLPQRVREGPRGGVRCSSSRGGRPGLSSLPPRGPHHLDNSSPGPGSEARGINGGPSRMSPKAQRPLRGAKTLSSPNSRPSGEASAPPTSAVGRMYPPRSPKSAAPAPVSASCPEPPIGSAVASSASIPVTSSVVDTGAGCISPASPKLSLAPTDVKELPTKEPSRSLEAQELARIAGKVPGLQNEQKRFQLEELRKFGAQFKLQSSSSPETGLDPFPSRILKEEAKGKEKEVDGLLTTDPMGSPVSSKTESILDKEDKVPLAAVGGTEGPEPLPAPCPSQTGSPPVGLIKGDDKEEGPVPEQVKKSTLNPNAKEFNPAKPLLSVNKSTSTPTSPGPRTHSTPSIPVLTAGQSGLYSPQYISYIPQIHMGPAVQAPQMYPYPVSNSVPGQQGKYRGAKGSLPPQRSDQHQPASAPPMMQAAAAAAAAAGPPLVAATPYSSYIPYNPQQFPGQPAMMQPMAHYPSQPVFAPMLQSNPRMLTSGSHPQAIVSSSTPQYPSAEQPTPQALYATVHQSYPHHATQLHGHQPQPATTPTGSQPQSQHAAPSPVQHQAGQAPHLGSGQPQQNLYHPGALTGTPPSLPPGPSAQSPQSSFPQPAAVYAIHPHQQLPHGFTNMAHVTQAHVQTGVTAAPPPHPGAPHPPQVMLLHPPQGHGGPPQGAVPPSGVPALSASTPSPYPYIGHPQAPLPPPGELKIVLAAT, via the exons ATGTTGAAGCCTCAGCCGCCACAACAGACCTCCCAACCCCAGCAGCCGCCCCCCACGCAACAAGCCGTGGCTCGCCGGCCTCCCGGCGGCACCAGCCCTCCCAACGGCGGCCTCCCCGGACCGCTGCCCGCCACCGTGGCTCCCCCGGGGCCTCCCGCAGCGGTCTCCCCATGCCTAGGGCCTGCAGCCGCTGCCGGCAGCGGGCTCCGTCGCGGAGCCGAAAGCATCTTAGCGACGCCAGCGCCGCCGCAGCATCAAGAAAGGCCAGGGGCTGTGGCTATCGGCAGCGTCAG GGGACAGACCACCGGAAAGGGACCCCCACAGTCACCC GTGTTTGAAGGTGTCTACAACAATTCCAGGATGCTGCATTTCCTGACAGCTGTAGTG GGTTCTACTTGTGATGTAAAGGTGAAAAATGGCACCACTTACGAGGGCATATTCAAGACTCTGAGCTCAAAG TTCGAACTGGCAGTAGACGCAGTACATCGGAAAGCATCTGAGCCAGCAGGTGGGCCTCGTCGGGAGGACATTGTGGACACCATGGTGTTTAAACCAAGTGATGTTCTGCTTGTCCACTTCCGAAATGTTGACTTCAATTATGCGACTAAAG ACAAGTTCACTGACTCAGCCATTGCCATGAACTCTAAGGTGAATGGAGAACACAAAGAGAAGGTGCTTCAGCGTTGGGAGGGCGGTGATAGCAACAGTGATGACTATGATCTGGAATCTGATATG tccaatggatgggaTCCCAATGAGATGTTCAAATTTAATGAGGAGAACTATGGAGTAAAGACCACCTATGACAGCAGTCTATCTTCTTACAC GGTTCCCTTAGAAAAGGACAACTCTGAAGAGTTTCGGCAGCGGGAGCTTCGAGCGGCCCAGTTGGCTCGAGAGATTGAGTCTAGTCCCCAGTACCGTTTACGGATAGCTATGGAAAATGACGATGGGCgaacagaggaggagaagcacAGCGCAGTTCAGCGGCAGGGGTCTGGTCGGGAGAGCCCCAGCTTGGTATCCAG GGAGGGGAAATATATCCCTCTGCCTCAGCGAGTTCGAGAAGGTCCCCGGGGAGGAGTTCGATGCAGCAGTTCTCGAGGAGGGCGGCCTGGCCTTAGCTCTTTGCCACCTCGTGGCCCTCACCATCTTGACAACAGCAGTCCTGGCCCTGGGTCTGAGGCACGTGGTATCAATGGAG gtCCTTCCCGCATGTCCCCCAAGGCACAGCGGCCTCTAAGAGGTGCCAAGACCTTATCTTCACCCAACAGTAGGCCTTCTGGAGAAGCGTCTGCCCCTCCGACATCCGCAG TGGGCCGGATGTACCCTCCACGGTCTCCCAAGTCTGCTGCTCCTGCCCCAGTCTCAGCTTCCTGTCCTGAGCCTCCCATTGGTTCAGCAGTGGCATCCTCTGCCTCCATCCCTGTGACATCATCAGTTGTGGATACTGGTGCAGGCTGTATTTCCCCGGCATCTCCAAAACTCTCCCTGGCCCCTACAGATG tAAAAGAACTCCCAACCAAGGAACCCAGTAGAAGTTTGGAAGCCCAAGAGCTGGCCCGCATAGCTGGGAAAG TCCCTGGCCTTCAGAATGAACAAAAACGATTTCAGTTGGAAGAACTGAGAAAATTTGGGGCCCAGTTTAAG CTTCAATCTAGTAGCTCCCCTGAGACGGGCCTGGATCCATTTCCTTCCCGGATCTTGAAAGAAGAGgccaaaggaaaggagaaagaagtggaTGGCCTATTGACTACAGATCCCATGGGATCCCCAGTCTCCTCCAAGACAGAATCCATATTGGATAAGGAAGACAAAGTGCCCCTGGCAGCAGTGGGAGGGACTGAGGGGCCAGAGCCTCTCCCAGCGCCTTGCCCCAGCCAAACTGGCAGTCCTCCAGTGGGCCTCATCAAGGGAGATGACAAAGAGGAGGGCCCTGTTCCTGA ACAAGTAAAGAAGTCTACTTTGAACCCTAATGCCAAGGAGTTCAATCCAGCAAAGCCTCTGCTGTCTGTG AACAAATCTACCAGTACTCCAACTTCACCAGGGCCCCGTACTCATTCAACACCTTCTATACCGGTGCTGACAGCAGGCCAGAGTGGGCTCTACAGTCCCCAGTACATCTCATATATACCTCAGATCCACATGGGACCAGCTGTACAG GCACCTCAGATGTATCCATATCCTGTATCCAATTCGGTGCCTGGGCAGCAGGGCAAGTACCGGGGTGCAAAAG GCTCACTTCCCCCTCAGCGCTCTGACCAGCACCAACCAGCCTCGGCCCCTCCGATGatgcaggctgctgctgctgccgccgctgctgctggCCCACCCCTGGTGGCTGCCACACCTTACTCCTCCTATATCCCCTACAACCCACAGCAGTTCCCAGGCCAGCCTGCCATGATGCAGCCCATGGCACACTACCCTTCACAG CCGGTGTTCGCCCCTATGCTTCAAAGTAATCCCCGAATGTTGACATCGGGAAGCCATCCCCAGGCCATCGTGTCATCCTCTACTCCTCAGTACCCTTCTGCAGAGCAGCCTACCCCCCAAGCCCTCTATG CCACTGTTCACCAATCCTATCCACACCATGCCACGCAGCTCCATGGCCACCAGCCGCAGCCGGCCACCACACCCACTGGGAGCCAGCCACAATCCCAGCATGCGGCCCCCAGTCCCGTTCAG CACCAGGCGGGGCAGGCCCCTCACCTGGGCAGTGGACAGCCACAGCAGAATCTGTACCATCCAGGGGCCCTAACAGGCACGCCACCTTCTCTACCACCGGGACCTTCTGCCCAGTCCCCTCAAAGCAGCTTCCCCCAGCCAGCTGCTGTGTATGCCATCCATCCCCACCAGCAGCTGCCCCACGGCTTCACCAACATGGCCCATGTTACCCAG GCCCATGTCCAAACTGGAGTCACAGCAGCCCCGCCCCCACACCCTGGGGCTCCCCACCCGCCCCAGGTGATGCTGCTGCACCCCCCCCAGGGCCATGGGGGCCCCCCCCAAGGCGCGGTGCCCCCGAGTGGGGTGCCTGCACTCTCAGCTTCCACACCCTCACCCTACCCCTACATCGGACACCCCCAAG CTCCCCTTCCACCCCCCGGGGAACTGAAGATTGTCCTGGCCGCGACCTGA
- the Atxn2l gene encoding ataxin-2-like protein isoform X6, translating to MLKPQPPQQTSQPQQPPPTQQAVARRPPGGTSPPNGGLPGPLPATVAPPGPPAAVSPCLGPAAAAGSGLRRGAESILATPAPPQHQERPGAVAIGSVRGQTTGKGPPQSPVFEGVYNNSRMLHFLTAVVGSTCDVKVKNGTTYEGIFKTLSSKFELAVDAVHRKASEPAGGPRREDIVDTMVFKPSDVLLVHFRNVDFNYATKDKFTDSAIAMNSKVNGEHKEKVLQRWEGGDSNSDDYDLESDMSNGWDPNEMFKFNEENYGVKTTYDSSLSSYTVPLEKDNSEEFRQRELRAAQLAREIESSPQYRLRIAMENDDGRTEEEKHSAVQRQGSGRESPSLVSREGKYIPLPQRVREGPRGGVRCSSSRGGRPGLSSLPPRGPHHLDNSSPGPGSEARGINGGPSRMSPKAQRPLRGAKTLSSPNSRPSGEASAPPTSAALPFLPVGRMYPPRSPKSAAPAPVSASCPEPPIGSAVASSASIPVTSSVVDTGAGCISPASPKLSLAPTDVKELPTKEPSRSLEAQELARIAGKVPGLQNEQKRFQLEELRKFGAQFKLQSSSSPETGLDPFPSRILKEEAKGKEKEVDGLLTTDPMGSPVSSKTESILDKEDKVPLAAVGGTEGPEPLPAPCPSQTGSPPVGLIKGDDKEEGPVPEQVKKSTLNPNAKEFNPAKPLLSVNKSTSTPTSPGPRTHSTPSIPVLTAGQSGLYSPQYISYIPQIHMGPAVQAPQMYPYPVSNSVPGQQGKYRGAKGSLPPQRSDQHQPASAPPMMQAAAAAAAAAGPPLVAATPYSSYIPYNPQQFPGQPAMMQPMAHYPSQPVFAPMLQSNPRMLTSGSHPQAIVSSSTPQYPSAEQPTPQALYATVHQSYPHHATQLHGHQPQPATTPTGSQPQSQHAAPSPVQHQAGQAPHLGSGQPQQNLYHPGALTGTPPSLPPGPSAQSPQSSFPQPAAVYAIHPHQQLPHGFTNMAHVTQAHVQTGVTAAPPPHPGAPHPPQVMLLHPPQGHGGPPQGAVPPSGVPALSASTPSPYPYIGHPQVQSHPSQQLPFHPPGN from the exons ATGTTGAAGCCTCAGCCGCCACAACAGACCTCCCAACCCCAGCAGCCGCCCCCCACGCAACAAGCCGTGGCTCGCCGGCCTCCCGGCGGCACCAGCCCTCCCAACGGCGGCCTCCCCGGACCGCTGCCCGCCACCGTGGCTCCCCCGGGGCCTCCCGCAGCGGTCTCCCCATGCCTAGGGCCTGCAGCCGCTGCCGGCAGCGGGCTCCGTCGCGGAGCCGAAAGCATCTTAGCGACGCCAGCGCCGCCGCAGCATCAAGAAAGGCCAGGGGCTGTGGCTATCGGCAGCGTCAG GGGACAGACCACCGGAAAGGGACCCCCACAGTCACCC GTGTTTGAAGGTGTCTACAACAATTCCAGGATGCTGCATTTCCTGACAGCTGTAGTG GGTTCTACTTGTGATGTAAAGGTGAAAAATGGCACCACTTACGAGGGCATATTCAAGACTCTGAGCTCAAAG TTCGAACTGGCAGTAGACGCAGTACATCGGAAAGCATCTGAGCCAGCAGGTGGGCCTCGTCGGGAGGACATTGTGGACACCATGGTGTTTAAACCAAGTGATGTTCTGCTTGTCCACTTCCGAAATGTTGACTTCAATTATGCGACTAAAG ACAAGTTCACTGACTCAGCCATTGCCATGAACTCTAAGGTGAATGGAGAACACAAAGAGAAGGTGCTTCAGCGTTGGGAGGGCGGTGATAGCAACAGTGATGACTATGATCTGGAATCTGATATG tccaatggatgggaTCCCAATGAGATGTTCAAATTTAATGAGGAGAACTATGGAGTAAAGACCACCTATGACAGCAGTCTATCTTCTTACAC GGTTCCCTTAGAAAAGGACAACTCTGAAGAGTTTCGGCAGCGGGAGCTTCGAGCGGCCCAGTTGGCTCGAGAGATTGAGTCTAGTCCCCAGTACCGTTTACGGATAGCTATGGAAAATGACGATGGGCgaacagaggaggagaagcacAGCGCAGTTCAGCGGCAGGGGTCTGGTCGGGAGAGCCCCAGCTTGGTATCCAG GGAGGGGAAATATATCCCTCTGCCTCAGCGAGTTCGAGAAGGTCCCCGGGGAGGAGTTCGATGCAGCAGTTCTCGAGGAGGGCGGCCTGGCCTTAGCTCTTTGCCACCTCGTGGCCCTCACCATCTTGACAACAGCAGTCCTGGCCCTGGGTCTGAGGCACGTGGTATCAATGGAG gtCCTTCCCGCATGTCCCCCAAGGCACAGCGGCCTCTAAGAGGTGCCAAGACCTTATCTTCACCCAACAGTAGGCCTTCTGGAGAAGCGTCTGCCCCTCCGACATCCGCAG ctctcccttttcttccagTGGGCCGGATGTACCCTCCACGGTCTCCCAAGTCTGCTGCTCCTGCCCCAGTCTCAGCTTCCTGTCCTGAGCCTCCCATTGGTTCAGCAGTGGCATCCTCTGCCTCCATCCCTGTGACATCATCAGTTGTGGATACTGGTGCAGGCTGTATTTCCCCGGCATCTCCAAAACTCTCCCTGGCCCCTACAGATG tAAAAGAACTCCCAACCAAGGAACCCAGTAGAAGTTTGGAAGCCCAAGAGCTGGCCCGCATAGCTGGGAAAG TCCCTGGCCTTCAGAATGAACAAAAACGATTTCAGTTGGAAGAACTGAGAAAATTTGGGGCCCAGTTTAAG CTTCAATCTAGTAGCTCCCCTGAGACGGGCCTGGATCCATTTCCTTCCCGGATCTTGAAAGAAGAGgccaaaggaaaggagaaagaagtggaTGGCCTATTGACTACAGATCCCATGGGATCCCCAGTCTCCTCCAAGACAGAATCCATATTGGATAAGGAAGACAAAGTGCCCCTGGCAGCAGTGGGAGGGACTGAGGGGCCAGAGCCTCTCCCAGCGCCTTGCCCCAGCCAAACTGGCAGTCCTCCAGTGGGCCTCATCAAGGGAGATGACAAAGAGGAGGGCCCTGTTCCTGA ACAAGTAAAGAAGTCTACTTTGAACCCTAATGCCAAGGAGTTCAATCCAGCAAAGCCTCTGCTGTCTGTG AACAAATCTACCAGTACTCCAACTTCACCAGGGCCCCGTACTCATTCAACACCTTCTATACCGGTGCTGACAGCAGGCCAGAGTGGGCTCTACAGTCCCCAGTACATCTCATATATACCTCAGATCCACATGGGACCAGCTGTACAG GCACCTCAGATGTATCCATATCCTGTATCCAATTCGGTGCCTGGGCAGCAGGGCAAGTACCGGGGTGCAAAAG GCTCACTTCCCCCTCAGCGCTCTGACCAGCACCAACCAGCCTCGGCCCCTCCGATGatgcaggctgctgctgctgccgccgctgctgctggCCCACCCCTGGTGGCTGCCACACCTTACTCCTCCTATATCCCCTACAACCCACAGCAGTTCCCAGGCCAGCCTGCCATGATGCAGCCCATGGCACACTACCCTTCACAG CCGGTGTTCGCCCCTATGCTTCAAAGTAATCCCCGAATGTTGACATCGGGAAGCCATCCCCAGGCCATCGTGTCATCCTCTACTCCTCAGTACCCTTCTGCAGAGCAGCCTACCCCCCAAGCCCTCTATG CCACTGTTCACCAATCCTATCCACACCATGCCACGCAGCTCCATGGCCACCAGCCGCAGCCGGCCACCACACCCACTGGGAGCCAGCCACAATCCCAGCATGCGGCCCCCAGTCCCGTTCAG CACCAGGCGGGGCAGGCCCCTCACCTGGGCAGTGGACAGCCACAGCAGAATCTGTACCATCCAGGGGCCCTAACAGGCACGCCACCTTCTCTACCACCGGGACCTTCTGCCCAGTCCCCTCAAAGCAGCTTCCCCCAGCCAGCTGCTGTGTATGCCATCCATCCCCACCAGCAGCTGCCCCACGGCTTCACCAACATGGCCCATGTTACCCAG GCCCATGTCCAAACTGGAGTCACAGCAGCCCCGCCCCCACACCCTGGGGCTCCCCACCCGCCCCAGGTGATGCTGCTGCACCCCCCCCAGGGCCATGGGGGCCCCCCCCAAGGCGCGGTGCCCCCGAGTGGGGTGCCTGCACTCTCAGCTTCCACACCCTCACCCTACCCCTACATCGGACACCCCCAAG TTCAATCTCATCCCTCCCAGCAGCTCCCCTTCCACCCCCCGGGGAACTGA